From one Danio rerio strain Tuebingen ecotype United States chromosome 19, GRCz12tu, whole genome shotgun sequence genomic stretch:
- the zbtb12.2 gene encoding zinc finger and BTB domain-containing protein 12.2 isoform X1 has product MDVEVVSFRLPGHGDTTLNNMNSLRSQQHFCDVTIMAGGRRMFRGHKVVLAACSAFLRDQFLLNPSSELQVSMLHSSTVVFELLQSCYTGILQFSAKEIVNYLTAASYLQMEHVVEKCRGALSQYMQPRSRSPITVKSEDPQSMPVIVSGSSHSLGSISSPSDTASLHPHSSGKELQGCDAELSNIHHKDDSDLVLHHVRESNASGHLEGDDLQDSDIFQVHIDDDHQDPEKITGGEEEDRHAVVVLDDHCQLDMGVEDSIMEGRAKGGGFRGAGRIWRRRHGEHRGGRGRGFKHRKRYTLKDRKLLGNYQEAWRFPTPDEIMGSFGADFGADYLSNQHLADGSVRVEYRAGEEQGGEIGPDGGPAHFGVEASAGAEGMGVGAPSNQRGAADESVAVVGSTSCVTGPVVCEQCGLAFSTTQDLAMHSLSTHRLYVCPCCGKHFSHSSNLNRHMIVHRGVSKLHSCPLCHKTFTQKSTLCDHMNLHSGERPHVCAYCHVSFAHKPALRRHLKEQHGRTTAQNYLEMQRNNESGAGGGV; this is encoded by the exons ATGGATGTGGAAGTGGTGAGTTTCCGTTTGCCTGGACATGGAGACACCACCCTAAATAACATGAATTCCCTGCGGTCGCAGCAGCACTTCTGTGATGTCACCATTATGGCGGGGGGCAGACGCATGTTTAGGGGTCACAAGGTTGTGTTGGCGGCTTGCTCTGCATTTCTCAGGGACCAGTTTCTCCTGAACCCCTCTTCAGAGCTACAG GTTTCAATGTTGCACAGCTCAACAGTGGTATTTGAACTCCTCCAGTCCTGTTATACAGGGATACTGCAGTTCAGCGCCAAAGAGATTGTGAACTACTTGACTGCTGCCAGCTACCTGCAGATGGAGCATGTGGTGGAGAAATGCAGAGGAGCACTGAGCCAGTACATGCAGCCCCGGAGTCGCAGTCCCATT ACTGTGAAGTCAGAAGACCCTCAGTCTATGCCGGTGATTGTCAGTGGAAGTTCCCATTCATTGGGGTCTATTTCATCACCTTCTGATACTGCTTCACTGCATCCTCACAGTTCAGGAAAGGAGCTCCAGGGTTGCGATGCTGAACTTTCCAACATCCATCACAAAGATGACAGTGATTTGGTCTTACATCAT GTTAGAGAATCAAATGCATCTGGCCACTTAGAGGGAGACGATCTGCAGGACAGCGACATCTTTCAGGTGCACATCGACGATGATCATCAAGACCCAGAAAAGATTACTGGTGGTGAGGAGGAAGACAGACATGCAGTTGTTGTGTTAGACGACCACTGTCAGCTAGACATGGGGGTAGAGGATTCCATCATGGAAGGGCGAGCTAAAGGTGGTGGCTTCCGCGGTGCAGGTCGTATATGGAGACGGAGGCACGGAGAGCACAGGGGAGGCAGAGGAAGAGGCTTCAAACACAGGAAGCGATACACATTAAAGGACCGCAAGCTCTTGGGTAACTATCAGGAGGCTTGGCGCTTTCCAACCCCGGATGAGATCATGGGTAGCTTCGGGGCTGACTTTGGGGCTGATTACTTGTCCAATCAGCATCTCGCAGATGGCTCTGTCCGCGTTGAGTACAGAGCTGGAGAAGAACAAGGAGGAGAGATTGGCCCTGATGGAGGTCCAGCACACTTTGGTGTGGAAGCTTCTGCTGGGGCTGAGGGAATGGGAGTAGGAGCACCTTCGAATCAACGTGGAGCTGCTGACGAGTCGGTGGCAGTGGTGGGATCCACGTCCTGCGTAACAGGACCAGTAGTGTGTGAGCAGTGTGGACTAGCATTTTCCACAACGCAGGACTTAGCGATGCATTCCCTGTCGACGCATAGGCTGTACGTGTGTCCATGCTGCGGGAAGCACTTCAGCCACTCCAGTAACCTCAACCGCCACATGATTGTCCACCGCGGGGTGTCCAAACTTCACTCCTGCCCCCTGTGCCACAAGACCTTCACTCAGAAGTCAACACTGTGCGACCACATGAACCTGCACAGCGGGGAGCGCCCACACGTTTGTGCATACTGCCATGTCAGCTTT
- the zbtb12.2 gene encoding zinc finger and BTB domain-containing protein 12.2 codes for MDVEVVSFRLPGHGDTTLNNMNSLRSQQHFCDVTIMAGGRRMFRGHKVVLAACSAFLRDQFLLNPSSELQQVSMLHSSTVVFELLQSCYTGILQFSAKEIVNYLTAASYLQMEHVVEKCRGALSQYMQPRSRSPITVKSEDPQSMPVIVSGSSHSLGSISSPSDTASLHPHSSGKELQGCDAELSNIHHKDDSDLVLHHVRESNASGHLEGDDLQDSDIFQVHIDDDHQDPEKITGGEEEDRHAVVVLDDHCQLDMGVEDSIMEGRAKGGGFRGAGRIWRRRHGEHRGGRGRGFKHRKRYTLKDRKLLGNYQEAWRFPTPDEIMGSFGADFGADYLSNQHLADGSVRVEYRAGEEQGGEIGPDGGPAHFGVEASAGAEGMGVGAPSNQRGAADESVAVVGSTSCVTGPVVCEQCGLAFSTTQDLAMHSLSTHRLYVCPCCGKHFSHSSNLNRHMIVHRGVSKLHSCPLCHKTFTQKSTLCDHMNLHSGERPHVCAYCHVSFAHKPALRRHLKEQHGRTTAQNYLEMQRNNESGAGGGV; via the exons ATGGATGTGGAAGTGGTGAGTTTCCGTTTGCCTGGACATGGAGACACCACCCTAAATAACATGAATTCCCTGCGGTCGCAGCAGCACTTCTGTGATGTCACCATTATGGCGGGGGGCAGACGCATGTTTAGGGGTCACAAGGTTGTGTTGGCGGCTTGCTCTGCATTTCTCAGGGACCAGTTTCTCCTGAACCCCTCTTCAGAGCTACAG CAGGTTTCAATGTTGCACAGCTCAACAGTGGTATTTGAACTCCTCCAGTCCTGTTATACAGGGATACTGCAGTTCAGCGCCAAAGAGATTGTGAACTACTTGACTGCTGCCAGCTACCTGCAGATGGAGCATGTGGTGGAGAAATGCAGAGGAGCACTGAGCCAGTACATGCAGCCCCGGAGTCGCAGTCCCATT ACTGTGAAGTCAGAAGACCCTCAGTCTATGCCGGTGATTGTCAGTGGAAGTTCCCATTCATTGGGGTCTATTTCATCACCTTCTGATACTGCTTCACTGCATCCTCACAGTTCAGGAAAGGAGCTCCAGGGTTGCGATGCTGAACTTTCCAACATCCATCACAAAGATGACAGTGATTTGGTCTTACATCAT GTTAGAGAATCAAATGCATCTGGCCACTTAGAGGGAGACGATCTGCAGGACAGCGACATCTTTCAGGTGCACATCGACGATGATCATCAAGACCCAGAAAAGATTACTGGTGGTGAGGAGGAAGACAGACATGCAGTTGTTGTGTTAGACGACCACTGTCAGCTAGACATGGGGGTAGAGGATTCCATCATGGAAGGGCGAGCTAAAGGTGGTGGCTTCCGCGGTGCAGGTCGTATATGGAGACGGAGGCACGGAGAGCACAGGGGAGGCAGAGGAAGAGGCTTCAAACACAGGAAGCGATACACATTAAAGGACCGCAAGCTCTTGGGTAACTATCAGGAGGCTTGGCGCTTTCCAACCCCGGATGAGATCATGGGTAGCTTCGGGGCTGACTTTGGGGCTGATTACTTGTCCAATCAGCATCTCGCAGATGGCTCTGTCCGCGTTGAGTACAGAGCTGGAGAAGAACAAGGAGGAGAGATTGGCCCTGATGGAGGTCCAGCACACTTTGGTGTGGAAGCTTCTGCTGGGGCTGAGGGAATGGGAGTAGGAGCACCTTCGAATCAACGTGGAGCTGCTGACGAGTCGGTGGCAGTGGTGGGATCCACGTCCTGCGTAACAGGACCAGTAGTGTGTGAGCAGTGTGGACTAGCATTTTCCACAACGCAGGACTTAGCGATGCATTCCCTGTCGACGCATAGGCTGTACGTGTGTCCATGCTGCGGGAAGCACTTCAGCCACTCCAGTAACCTCAACCGCCACATGATTGTCCACCGCGGGGTGTCCAAACTTCACTCCTGCCCCCTGTGCCACAAGACCTTCACTCAGAAGTCAACACTGTGCGACCACATGAACCTGCACAGCGGGGAGCGCCCACACGTTTGTGCATACTGCCATGTCAGCTTT